The proteins below come from a single Malus sylvestris chromosome 3, drMalSylv7.2, whole genome shotgun sequence genomic window:
- the LOC126614485 gene encoding mitochondrial pyruvate carrier 4-like, whose product MAASKVQAFWNHPAGPKTIHFWAPTFKWGISIANIADFSKPPETLSYPQQLAVTCTGLIWSRYSMVITPKNWNLFSVNVAMAGTGLYQLSRKTTHDYFSDTEAAVAEE is encoded by the exons ATGGCAGCTTCCAAGGTCCAAGCTTTCTGGAACCACCCCGCAGGCCCTAAAACAA TTCACTTCTGGGCTCCAACTTTTAAATGGGGTATTAGCATAGCAAATATTGCTGATTTCTCAAAGCCACCGGAGACGCTGTCTTATCCTCAGCAACTAG CTGTTACATGCACTGGACTTATTTGGTCTCGTTACAGTATGGTGATTACTCCG AAAAACTGGAATCTGTTTAGTGTCAATGTTGCAATGGCTGGGACAGGCTTGTATCAACTTTCCCGCAAAACCAC GCACGACTACTTTTCCGACACTGAAGCAGCTGTAGCAGAAGAGTAA